One window of the Zea mays cultivar B73 chromosome 3, Zm-B73-REFERENCE-NAM-5.0, whole genome shotgun sequence genome contains the following:
- the LOC100381343 gene encoding uncharacterized protein LOC100381343, with protein sequence MPRTAVLRSAQAGPGASPGRPTPAQRSSMPPPRAIVRATPHAPVQCPGHLDGSAQSWYLSGSTTSTSTKGRIYHKTYGCQMNISDMEIVLSIMKNEAIRVCHLYMTFGCKWIMIIVE encoded by the exons ATGCCCCGAACCGCCGTGCTGAGGTCCGCCCAGGCCGGGCCAGGAGCTTCTCCCGGCAGACCCACCCCCGCCCAACGGAGCTCCATGCCTCCGCCCAGGGCCATTGTCCGAGCTACGCCCCACGCTCCTGTCCAGTGCCCTGGCCACTTAGATGGTTCTGCTCAGTCATGGTATT TGTCTGGTTcaacaacttcaacttcaaccaaGGGACGCATCTATCACAAGACGTATGGTTGCCAAATGAATATAAGTGACATGGAGATTGTGCTTTCTATCATGAAAAATGAAG CGATACGGGTCTGCCATCTCTATATGACATTTGGCTGTAAATGGATTATGATCATAGTTGAATAA